The following nucleotide sequence is from Solea senegalensis isolate Sse05_10M linkage group LG19, IFAPA_SoseM_1, whole genome shotgun sequence.
AAAAACGTctgtttgaggggaaaaaagaaaaaaagaaatcacacaacGTAACGAATCAATCATTTGTACATTCATCATAAGAAAGGCTACAGTACTGCGGAACCACGTTTGTTCCCGGGAAGGAGATGATGCACTTAAAACCCAAAGCAGGACCGCACGTCTCACAGTCTCTGCTCACAGTTCTTCTGCTTCACCCCTGAAGCTCAGCTGAAGTCATGTTTTTATGGTGAGGAAGCAGCTCGCATTAACTtaataaaaacagtgatttcattgtaaacaaaacagaataacaGTGCAGTGTCCTCAAGAGAGAGTCCCTCAGTCTCTGTGCCGTCTATATGAACTCTAGGCCTTCATATTTCACGTCCCCAATCTTGGTTTCAGGTAAAAGGATGCGTCCGTCAAGTGTGAAGGCCATTATGTATGTCGCGACATTCCCGGCGTCCTCCTCCGACTTGAGGGCCAGGATGATCTGGTCGTCTGTGTTGGGAACAAACTTGAAGGAGGAGAAGCCATGAGTGGGGATGAGAGGCCCCACTCGACTCacaatgatgtctttgaaatccGCCGAGCAGCTCACGGCGAGGTTGGTGCCGCGGCGCTCGTCCGCCGTCTCCTCATAGCGCTCCATGCTGGCGCGGCGAGGGAGGAAGAACCAGCGCTGCAGCGTGTCGCTCCATGCTGCTGACTCATGGATAAGATAACCTGCAAAAAAGGAAGAGGGACATAACGGTGAGGAAGGTGAAGTGGAAACAGACACGTGGAAGCACGTGGAAACGCGTCGAGAGTGAGATTTACATCCTCACCTGGGGGCTTTATGTCTGCTGCCACCTTCAGAGCTTTGTACCTGGGGACCCAGTTCTCGTGTCTTATATCTCCTCTGTAGCCAACGACTTTCACCCACTCGGGGTTGTTGTTGACGAACTCTCCTTCAGTCGTGGTCCACTCCTTCCCCAGACCACCAATGTACAGGTGCTCGTCTTTCACTGCGAGCCACTCCGCTTTGAAGCCTATCGGTATGAGCGAAAGCAGCAGTACATTCATGTCAAAACATCCAAAATAATGTCAGTAATTACTATACATGCTACTACACTGCTTTTCTTTGGTGTTAATTACCTGATGATCTGTAACTACATTAATCCACTGTTTCCTGACATAAACTTTTAACCACTTTGAAAAGGTCACCAGGTCAATCTGACTGGTTGTGAAATGTTTAAGgatggaggaaggaaaaaatgtgaaggttttttttttttcctgcaggcCTTTGAGGGTTGTTTATATCAAAACATCTGAAATGTTTAGAGGGGTAACCTCTTTGACAGTCAAAAATTGCCACACTAGGTTTGTTGGAGGCCACAGACTAGTGTCGTAACATTTTCTGTATAGTCAAATGAGGAAGTGCACGTTTGCCACCAACACTAAAATCAGCACCAAATTTTAGTAGGCTGATTATCATTAAATCTGGATTATTTCGTAGTGGTTAGCTATCCTGCCTTTTCAGCAAGAAGACCTTTTtttgcgtgggttttctctgggttgacacgtttcctcccatagtccaaaaaccaGATCTGCTTCAGAATGAACTGAATTCTTCCTCGGTCAACACCAACCCCCCAACTAGTTTAAAGTAGTGATTTAGTAGTTTTTGTGTAATATTGGTAAAATGGAGACCAAAAAGAGACCAAAAGCATAATCCTCTTGGCCTGTAAGATGCATGTAGTGCAGTATGAAGTACATCTGAAATCTAGGGGAGTATAAAATACAAGTACATCACAACTTATGTATTTTTCCAACAGTATGCTGACCTTTTGCAGCACTGCCATCACCATCAGGTAAGATGACCCAGGGCACAGCTTTACCACCATCAATGTGATAGACTACACCCGTTCTGTCATCGACGCTGTAGAGCTTCCCGTTGAACACCACCAGTTCCGACAGCTCCATACCGCGGCCTTTCTCCGACAGGTGGCTCTCCAGCACCACCCTGTCTTCATCCCAGTCAACGGCCACCTTGTCACCGCTCACTGACACCAGCAGGTAACCGTGCCGCATGTAGCTGTACCACGTCAGCTTCTTGTCACTCTGAGAGTTGGTGTCCAGGTCGGCAATGACCCCGATGCGATAGCGGGTGCCCTGTGACGTGTGCTCGGGTGTACTGAGAGGGTAGGTGTTGTTGTAGTGGGACTCCATCGGCCAGGTCTCGACGTGCGGGGATCTCACGTTGTGGGTGTTGTGGGAGCGAAAGTGAAGGCCTGAACTCAAGTGCatgaagagcagcaggagcaggagcagggcGAGTGCCACGGCCGCGATGGGCCTCCACTTCAGGCGGAAACGGGGGTCCGTGGCATTAGCCATGGAGGCCAGGATGGGGAGGCCACCGACAGAAATACGAAGGGTGTTCATGGGCTCATGCTCCTGTCGAGGGCTGCCTGGGGTTGCAGGCATCAAAGACGGAGGCCTGGTGtgacctgaaaaacaaaacaaggcgATATGGTCCAAAAATATTATCAGGATGAAAAAACTTGTTGTGATAAAATTTCACATAGTCAAAGGTGTAGTGTAGAACTTTTTACACACAATTCTGATTGAGTTAATTAGCTTCAAACCAAGGTATCATGTTCATGACTTAACACAGTagaaaatgactgaatgactgaatgaatagaCAGAAGACTAGAACAAGTTCTGCTAATTTGAGGCAAAACCATAGACCATTATGTAAAAAATGGACAAAGTCTTCCAATTTCCtctgtgaagtaaaaaaaaggggTAAAATATACTGAAAatccaccagagggcgacaCTACTTGATGCAAAAATAAGTCAACATGTCCATGGGGAAGTGAAGTTAAATAAACCCgattgctagtttcaggtcttctttattagcacatgatgtcagttttgtaggTTATGTTTTAGAGGAAATAAACAAGCaaacctttatttaattatttccaaGTATTTACATCACAATATGTTAAACAAAATATAACCACGTGTTATGACAAATTGCTTGTGTTGAAGGAGCTACTTTTCTCTCGTACTCTCGACAGTCCAGGAGAGCACAGGTCGCAGTCTGTTCTACATCTGACACAATTGCTTAAATCTTGAAGAACTACCAAACTGCTGACACTGCGACACATGCACTCATTGCAGCACACCAACGATATTTAGTTTATTGTCACAGACAAGCAACTGGAACGTCACAGCAGTTATTTCAGACCAGTTTTGAGCAAGTCAATTGATTGGACGATAGTCATTCTATGAGTCTGTGAGTCTATGATTCTATGAGACTTTTAACAGTCATAACGTCTGCATAATAATCATTCATCACACCGACTGTCAGGCGTTATCAGTGTATACTAAAGGTGGGAATGAGATTCCGATTATTCGCTTGACTGTAAAAGCTCACTCAGTTTCCGTGACTATTCGTGATGGATTAAGAAGAcgatacaaaacaaatgtttgatcaGTTATCGCATTCATAAAAACAGATCTTTCTTCTCCACTGACAACTTGAGCGACATTTATTATCACGACATGTCAGCAAACATTTAGTCagtgtgctgcatgtgtgtttgcagacgaTTCCTTCAAGGTAcattgaagctgctcctctaaagCTCGACACACACTGCAGATCCTGCAGAAGCGATGAAATCGACCAGGGTCTGTGAATGCACCTCGATAGCTTCATCCAAGTGCAAAGTGACTGAAGACCATCTGCCGAGAGCAGGAAACAATGAAGCAGCCAACTGTCGGATCAAACTGTTAACTGGTGCTCAGCAATGAATCGAAAAATGGCAGTACAGCGTGCTGCAACATTTCTTGAcatcaaaatgtgtgtcaaattaccatttGAGATTAAATATCATCCTGACCTACACTCATCATAt
It contains:
- the cant1a gene encoding soluble calcium-activated nucleotidase 1 isoform X3; protein product: MKPGSPVSFCRHTRPPSLMPATPGSPRQEHEPMNTLRISVGGLPILASMANATDPRFRLKWRPIAAVALALLLLLLLFMHLSSGLHFRSHNTHNVRSPHVETWPMESHYNNTYPLSTPEHTSQGTRYRIGVIADLDTNSQSDKKLTWYSYMRHGYLLVSVSGDKVAVDWDEDRVVLESHLSEKGRGMELSELVVFNGKLYSVDDRTGVVYHIDGGKAVPWVILPDGDGSAAKGFKAEWLAVKDEHLYIGGLGKEWTTTEGEFVNNNPEWVKVVGYRGDIRHENWVPRYKALKVAADIKPPGYLIHESAAWSDTLQRWFFLPRRASMERYEETADERRGTNLAVSCSADFKDIIVSRVGPLIPTHGFSSFKFVPNTDDQIILALKSEEDAGNVATYIMAFTLDGRILLPETKIGDVKYEGLEFI
- the cant1a gene encoding soluble calcium-activated nucleotidase 1 isoform X2, giving the protein MPLWTESYSTSLGHTRPPSLMPATPGSPRQEHEPMNTLRISVGGLPILASMANATDPRFRLKWRPIAAVALALLLLLLLFMHLSSGLHFRSHNTHNVRSPHVETWPMESHYNNTYPLSTPEHTSQGTRYRIGVIADLDTNSQSDKKLTWYSYMRHGYLLVSVSGDKVAVDWDEDRVVLESHLSEKGRGMELSELVVFNGKLYSVDDRTGVVYHIDGGKAVPWVILPDGDGSAAKGFKAEWLAVKDEHLYIGGLGKEWTTTEGEFVNNNPEWVKVVGYRGDIRHENWVPRYKALKVAADIKPPGYLIHESAAWSDTLQRWFFLPRRASMERYEETADERRGTNLAVSCSADFKDIIVSRVGPLIPTHGFSSFKFVPNTDDQIILALKSEEDAGNVATYIMAFTLDGRILLPETKIGDVKYEGLEFI
- the cant1a gene encoding soluble calcium-activated nucleotidase 1 isoform X4, with protein sequence MPATPGSPRQEHEPMNTLRISVGGLPILASMANATDPRFRLKWRPIAAVALALLLLLLLFMHLSSGLHFRSHNTHNVRSPHVETWPMESHYNNTYPLSTPEHTSQGTRYRIGVIADLDTNSQSDKKLTWYSYMRHGYLLVSVSGDKVAVDWDEDRVVLESHLSEKGRGMELSELVVFNGKLYSVDDRTGVVYHIDGGKAVPWVILPDGDGSAAKGFKAEWLAVKDEHLYIGGLGKEWTTTEGEFVNNNPEWVKVVGYRGDIRHENWVPRYKALKVAADIKPPGYLIHESAAWSDTLQRWFFLPRRASMERYEETADERRGTNLAVSCSADFKDIIVSRVGPLIPTHGFSSFKFVPNTDDQIILALKSEEDAGNVATYIMAFTLDGRILLPETKIGDVKYEGLEFI
- the cant1a gene encoding soluble calcium-activated nucleotidase 1 isoform X1, translating into MTVVERSGRKRRRGHTRPPSLMPATPGSPRQEHEPMNTLRISVGGLPILASMANATDPRFRLKWRPIAAVALALLLLLLLFMHLSSGLHFRSHNTHNVRSPHVETWPMESHYNNTYPLSTPEHTSQGTRYRIGVIADLDTNSQSDKKLTWYSYMRHGYLLVSVSGDKVAVDWDEDRVVLESHLSEKGRGMELSELVVFNGKLYSVDDRTGVVYHIDGGKAVPWVILPDGDGSAAKGFKAEWLAVKDEHLYIGGLGKEWTTTEGEFVNNNPEWVKVVGYRGDIRHENWVPRYKALKVAADIKPPGYLIHESAAWSDTLQRWFFLPRRASMERYEETADERRGTNLAVSCSADFKDIIVSRVGPLIPTHGFSSFKFVPNTDDQIILALKSEEDAGNVATYIMAFTLDGRILLPETKIGDVKYEGLEFI